In Rahnella variigena, one DNA window encodes the following:
- the yicI gene encoding alpha-xylosidase — protein sequence MKISDGNWLIQEGLLLTHPLQVFEVQRSGNDMVIYAAPKDASERASQLDSPLFTLRFFSPQTGVIGVRITHFDGETDKGPHYPLLQSDTPELRFEDNEEFAALHSGDLCVRVTKGNNWTLDFLRNGRRITGSVAKSNGYVQDANSQKTYMMERLDLGVGETVYGLGERFTALVKNGQTVETWNRDGGTSTEQSYKNIPFYLTNRGYGVLVNHPECVSFEVGSEKVSKVQFSVEGEYLEYFVIDGPTPKKVLDRYTRLTGRPALPPAWSFGLWLTTSFTTNYDEATVNSFIDGMAERQLPLHVFHFDCFWMKAFQWCDFEWDPQTFPDPQGMLQRLKARGLKICVWINPYIGQKSPLFHEGKEKGYLLKRPDGRVWQWDKWQAGMGIVDFTNPQACEWYAGHLKRLVDMGVDCFKTDFGERIPTDVVWHDGCDPQKMHNHYAFVYNKLVYETLQDKLGASEAVLFARSASVGAQQFPVHWGGDCYATYESMAESLRGGLSIGLSGFGFWSHDIGGFENTAPAHIYKRWCAFGLLSSHSRLHGSKSYRVPWVYDDEACDVVRQFTQLKCRLMPYLYPASSQAASHGTPVMRAMMLEFPEDPPCDYLDRQYMLGDDLLVAPVFSEEGDVDFYLPQGRWTHLLSNEVAEGSRWHRQQHGFDSLPLYVRPNTLLALGSNDQKPDYDYSQQTEFHLFELEDGAVAESAITDLNGKTVFNLKAERRDGVITVTQEGQAAGWTLCLRNLSTVGEISGAHQKAGSQGVVLTPTSDCRELVITL from the coding sequence ATGAAAATCAGTGACGGTAACTGGTTGATACAAGAGGGTTTGTTGCTGACACATCCGCTACAGGTGTTTGAAGTGCAGCGCTCAGGCAACGACATGGTGATTTATGCCGCGCCGAAAGATGCGTCAGAGCGTGCCAGTCAGCTGGATTCACCGCTGTTTACGCTGCGATTTTTCTCGCCGCAAACCGGTGTTATTGGTGTGCGCATTACCCACTTTGACGGCGAAACCGATAAAGGCCCGCACTATCCGCTGCTGCAATCCGACACACCGGAATTGCGGTTTGAAGATAACGAGGAATTCGCTGCTTTGCACAGCGGTGACCTCTGTGTGCGTGTGACCAAAGGCAATAACTGGACGCTGGATTTCCTGCGCAATGGCCGCCGGATAACCGGCAGCGTCGCCAAATCTAATGGCTACGTGCAGGACGCGAACTCGCAGAAAACCTACATGATGGAGCGTCTGGATCTCGGCGTCGGCGAAACGGTCTACGGCCTCGGCGAGCGTTTCACCGCACTGGTTAAAAACGGCCAGACTGTTGAAACCTGGAACCGCGATGGCGGCACCAGCACGGAGCAATCTTACAAAAACATTCCGTTCTATCTCACCAACCGCGGCTACGGCGTGCTGGTGAATCATCCTGAATGTGTATCTTTTGAAGTGGGCTCGGAGAAAGTCTCTAAAGTGCAGTTCAGCGTCGAAGGCGAGTATCTGGAATATTTCGTCATTGATGGCCCGACGCCGAAAAAAGTGCTCGACCGCTATACCCGTCTGACCGGCCGCCCTGCGCTGCCGCCTGCCTGGTCATTTGGTCTGTGGCTGACGACCTCTTTCACCACTAATTACGATGAAGCCACGGTGAACAGCTTTATCGATGGCATGGCTGAACGCCAGCTGCCGTTGCACGTTTTCCACTTCGACTGCTTCTGGATGAAAGCCTTCCAGTGGTGTGATTTCGAGTGGGATCCTCAAACTTTCCCGGATCCACAGGGCATGTTGCAGCGCCTGAAAGCGCGCGGTCTGAAAATCTGTGTGTGGATCAACCCGTATATTGGTCAGAAATCACCGCTGTTCCATGAAGGCAAAGAAAAAGGTTATCTGCTAAAACGTCCGGACGGTCGCGTGTGGCAATGGGACAAATGGCAGGCCGGAATGGGAATTGTGGATTTCACTAATCCGCAGGCCTGCGAATGGTATGCAGGACATCTGAAACGTCTGGTGGATATGGGGGTGGACTGTTTCAAAACCGATTTCGGCGAGCGCATCCCGACCGACGTGGTCTGGCATGATGGCTGCGATCCGCAGAAAATGCACAATCACTACGCATTCGTATACAACAAACTGGTGTACGAAACATTGCAGGACAAACTCGGCGCATCTGAAGCCGTGCTGTTCGCCCGTTCAGCATCGGTCGGTGCCCAGCAATTCCCGGTTCACTGGGGCGGTGACTGTTACGCTACCTACGAATCCATGGCGGAAAGCCTGCGCGGTGGGTTATCTATCGGATTGTCTGGCTTCGGTTTCTGGAGCCACGATATCGGTGGATTCGAAAATACCGCTCCGGCGCACATCTACAAACGCTGGTGCGCTTTCGGCCTGCTATCAAGTCACAGCCGTCTGCATGGCAGCAAATCCTATCGTGTGCCGTGGGTCTATGACGATGAAGCCTGTGATGTCGTGCGCCAGTTTACGCAACTTAAATGCCGCCTGATGCCGTATCTGTATCCTGCGTCTTCACAGGCAGCCAGCCACGGAACGCCAGTCATGCGCGCCATGATGCTGGAATTCCCGGAAGATCCGCCCTGCGATTATCTCGACCGCCAGTATATGTTGGGCGATGATTTGCTGGTTGCTCCGGTCTTCAGCGAAGAAGGCGACGTCGATTTCTATCTGCCGCAGGGTCGCTGGACGCACCTTCTGAGTAACGAAGTCGCAGAAGGTTCACGCTGGCATCGTCAGCAGCACGGCTTTGACAGCCTGCCGCTGTATGTCCGCCCGAACACGTTGCTGGCACTCGGCAGTAACGACCAGAAGCCGGATTACGATTACAGCCAGCAAACCGAATTCCATCTGTTTGAACTGGAAGACGGTGCGGTAGCGGAAAGTGCCATCACGGATCTGAACGGGAAAACTGTTTTCAACCTGAAAGCCGAACGGCGGGATGGCGTGATTACAGTGACCCAGGAGGGCCAGGCTGCAGGATGGACACTGTGTCTGCGTAACCTGAGCACCGTGGGTGAAATCAGCGGCGCACATCAGAAAGCGGGTTCACAAGGAGTCGTGCTGACACCCACCTCGGACTGTCGGGAATTGGTGATTACTTTATAA
- a CDS encoding IS3 family transposase (programmed frameshift), with protein MAKPKYTLETRMAVVSHYLYGNDGTQRTAERFGVERTSVRRWVRAWQLHGIDGITWKNDRHSPAFRIAVVRTVLGEELSMREAAARFNISNETVVRHWVNVYKDAGENGLLSIKPGRSKGMTKPKKASPLTDEALEKLSPEELRAELRYLRAENAYLKKLKALGSKREKRQKAAIISELRRNYALSDLLRAAGMSRSTWYHNMNALKRVDRHAGLKDKIREIYHHHKGRYGYRRITLSLRKQGLLVNHKTVQRLMAEVSLRSLIRVKKYRAWKGEAGKAASNLLSRDFSASKANEKWVTDVTEFSIQGKKLYLSPVLDLFNREIISYSLSERPVMEMVNTMLRDAFAKLSPEDAPLLHSDQGWQYRMAAYQAKLKAEGITQSMSRKGNCLDNAVMENFFGTLKSECFYLSQFGSLRELREAIEGYIHYYNNERISLKLKGLSPVEYRTQALKAA; from the exons ATGGCGAAGCCAAAATATACCCTCGAAACCAGAATGGCTGTGGTCAGCCATTACCTCTACGGCAATGACGGGACACAACGGACCGCAGAACGTTTTGGTGTCGAAAGAACATCCGTTCGTCGCTGGGTCAGAGCCTGGCAATTACACGGTATTGATGGCATTACCTGGAAAAATGACCGCCATTCTCCGGCATTCCGGATTGCTGTTGTCCGGACTGTTCTCGGTGAAGAACTTTCAATGCGCGAAGCTGCCGCACGGTTTAATATCTCAAACGAGACCGTCGTCCGGCACTGGGTTAATGTCTACAAAGACGCTGGTGAGAATGGACTTCTGAGCATAAAACCCGGCCGGAGCAAAGGCATGACAAAACCCAAAAAAGCATCCCCACTTACCGATGAGGCGCTGGAAAAGTTATCTCCCGAAGAGCTGCGGGCTGAGCTCCGTTACCTGCGTGCAGAGAATGCCTACCTAAAAAAGCTAAAGGCCTTAG GTTCAAAGCGAGAAAAACGGCAAAAAGCCGCAATAATCAGTGAGCTAAGGCGTAATTATGCGCTTAGTGACCTTCTGCGTGCAGCGGGGATGTCCCGCAGTACGTGGTATCACAATATGAACGCGCTGAAGCGAGTGGACAGGCATGCCGGACTGAAAGACAAAATCAGAGAGATATACCACCATCATAAAGGGCGTTATGGTTACCGCAGGATCACGCTCTCACTGAGAAAGCAGGGGCTGCTGGTGAACCATAAAACAGTACAGCGGCTGATGGCAGAGGTGTCGCTCCGGTCGCTTATCAGGGTGAAGAAATATCGCGCCTGGAAAGGGGAAGCGGGCAAGGCAGCCTCCAACCTCCTGAGTCGGGACTTCAGTGCATCAAAAGCCAACGAAAAGTGGGTTACGGATGTTACAGAGTTCTCGATACAGGGTAAAAAGTTGTACCTGTCACCGGTTCTCGATCTTTTTAACCGGGAAATCATCTCATACAGCCTGTCGGAAAGACCGGTGATGGAAATGGTGAATACCATGCTGCGTGATGCGTTCGCAAAGCTCAGTCCAGAAGATGCCCCGTTGTTGCACTCGGATCAGGGTTGGCAGTATCGAATGGCAGCCTATCAGGCAAAATTAAAGGCAGAGGGCATAACGCAAAGTATGTCGCGTAAAGGAAACTGCCTGGATAATGCTGTAATGGAGAACTTCTTCGGTACGCTGAAATCGGAGTGTTTTTACCTGAGCCAGTTCGGGAGTCTCAGGGAACTGAGGGAGGCGATAGAGGGGTATATCCATTACTACAACAACGAAAGAATAAGCCTGAAATTAAAAGGCCTGAGTCCGGTAGAATACCGAACCCAGGCCCTGAAAGCCGCTTAA
- the xylH gene encoding xylose ABC transporter permease XylH, with the protein MSKFPQPGTPSAAVNESGSEAVLSVKKLKSINLQVFVMLAAIAVIIVFFSVTTDGAYISARNVSNLLRQTAITGILAVGMVFVIISAEIDLSVGSMMGLLGGVAAIFDVWLGWPLPLTIVVTLALGLLLGAWNGWWVAYRKVPSFIVTLAGMLAFRGILIGITSGTTVSPTTPAMSLIGQSYLPDTLGFGIGAVALALFIGWQWHRRKQRAALGLPVSAAKNDVTRQALTAIIALGAIYLLNDYRGVPTPVLILVALMLGGMFMASRTSFGRRIYAIGGNIEAARLSGVNVERSKLAVFAINGLMVAIAGLILSSRLGAGSPSAGNIAELDAIAACVIGGTSLAGGVGSVAGAVMGAFIMASLDNGMSMLDVPTFWQYIVKGAILLLAVWMDSATKRRA; encoded by the coding sequence GTCTAAATTTCCCCAGCCAGGAACCCCTTCCGCCGCCGTCAACGAGAGCGGTTCAGAGGCCGTGCTATCGGTCAAAAAACTGAAAAGTATCAACCTGCAAGTTTTTGTCATGCTGGCGGCCATTGCGGTGATTATCGTGTTTTTCAGCGTGACCACCGACGGCGCGTATATCAGCGCGCGTAACGTTTCTAATTTGCTGCGCCAGACCGCCATTACCGGCATTCTGGCCGTCGGCATGGTGTTCGTGATTATTTCTGCGGAAATCGACCTGTCCGTCGGCTCGATGATGGGTTTACTCGGCGGCGTGGCGGCGATTTTTGACGTCTGGCTCGGCTGGCCGTTGCCACTGACTATCGTGGTGACGCTGGCGCTTGGATTGTTGCTTGGCGCATGGAACGGCTGGTGGGTGGCTTACCGTAAGGTACCATCATTTATCGTCACGCTGGCAGGGATGCTGGCGTTTCGCGGCATTCTGATAGGTATCACCAGCGGCACCACGGTGTCGCCGACGACGCCTGCGATGTCGCTGATTGGTCAAAGCTACCTGCCAGATACCTTAGGTTTTGGTATCGGGGCGGTGGCTCTGGCGTTGTTTATCGGCTGGCAATGGCACCGGCGTAAACAGCGTGCAGCTCTCGGATTGCCGGTGAGCGCGGCTAAAAACGATGTCACCCGTCAGGCACTGACGGCCATCATTGCGCTGGGTGCGATATATCTGCTCAACGACTATCGCGGCGTGCCGACGCCGGTGCTGATTCTGGTCGCGCTGATGCTGGGCGGCATGTTTATGGCGTCCCGCACCTCATTTGGTCGTCGTATTTATGCCATTGGTGGCAACATCGAAGCGGCGCGGTTATCCGGCGTGAACGTTGAACGCAGCAAGCTGGCGGTATTTGCGATTAACGGACTGATGGTCGCTATCGCCGGTCTGATCCTCAGTTCACGTTTGGGCGCGGGTTCGCCATCGGCGGGTAATATTGCCGAACTGGATGCCATTGCCGCCTGCGTTATTGGCGGAACCAGCCTGGCGGGCGGGGTGGGGAGTGTTGCGGGTGCCGTAATGGGCGCTTTCATCATGGCATCTCTGGATAACGGCATGAGTATGCTGGACGTGCCAACGTTCTGGCAGTACATCGTCAAAGGCGCGATCCTGCTGCTGGCGGTCTGGATGGATTCGGCCACCAAGAGACGCGCATAA
- a CDS encoding glycoside-pentoside-hexuronide family transporter, with the protein MSTEILSVKEKIGYGLGDAASHIIFDNVMLYMMFFYTDIFGIPAGYVGTMFLLARALDAISDPCMGLLADRTRTRWGKFRPYVLFGAIPFGIVCVFTYTTPELSMTGKMIYAAITYTLLTLMYTVVNIPYCALGGVITSDPTQRISLQSYRFVLATAGGMLSTVLMMPLVNYIGGEDKALGYQGGIAVLAIVAAIMLAICFATTKERVDPGKPTGTMREDLRDIWHNDQWRIVGLLTILNIMAVAVRGGAMMYYVTYILGNPVLFAWFLGVYSVGNLFGSALAKPLTDWKCKVSVFWWTNAILAVLSIGMFFLPVNGSVLMFIFIFVIGVLHQLVTPIQWVMMSDTVDYGEWNDGKRLTGISFAGTLFVLKLGLALAGAMIGWMLAGSGYQSGATTQNAATMTSIIALFTLVPAVCYLLSAIICKRYYILRTPLLRRILDEVAQGIRRNQQEFMK; encoded by the coding sequence ATGAGTACTGAGATCCTTTCGGTCAAGGAAAAGATTGGATATGGATTAGGCGATGCGGCCAGTCACATAATTTTCGATAACGTCATGCTTTACATGATGTTCTTTTATACCGATATCTTCGGCATTCCGGCCGGTTATGTCGGTACCATGTTCCTGCTCGCCCGCGCGCTGGACGCAATTTCTGATCCCTGCATGGGATTACTGGCCGACCGCACCCGCACCCGCTGGGGGAAATTCCGTCCTTACGTACTGTTCGGTGCTATCCCGTTCGGTATCGTCTGCGTCTTTACCTACACCACGCCTGAGCTCAGCATGACCGGCAAAATGATCTACGCCGCCATCACTTATACGCTGCTGACGCTGATGTACACCGTCGTGAATATCCCTTATTGCGCGCTGGGTGGTGTGATCACCTCTGACCCGACACAGCGTATTTCGTTGCAATCGTATCGCTTCGTGCTGGCCACCGCCGGCGGGATGCTGAGTACGGTGCTGATGATGCCGCTGGTGAATTACATCGGCGGTGAAGATAAAGCGCTCGGCTATCAGGGGGGGATCGCGGTACTGGCAATTGTCGCTGCCATCATGCTGGCGATCTGTTTTGCGACCACCAAAGAGCGTGTCGATCCGGGCAAACCTACCGGCACCATGCGCGAAGATTTGCGTGATATCTGGCACAACGATCAGTGGCGCATTGTCGGCCTGCTGACCATCCTCAATATTATGGCGGTCGCGGTTCGCGGCGGCGCCATGATGTATTACGTCACTTATATTCTCGGCAATCCGGTGCTGTTCGCCTGGTTCCTCGGCGTGTATTCGGTCGGTAACCTGTTCGGCAGCGCACTGGCTAAGCCGCTGACTGACTGGAAATGCAAAGTCAGCGTGTTCTGGTGGACCAACGCTATTCTGGCGGTGCTGAGCATCGGCATGTTCTTCCTGCCGGTGAACGGCAGCGTACTGATGTTTATCTTCATCTTCGTCATCGGTGTTCTGCACCAGCTCGTGACGCCAATCCAGTGGGTGATGATGTCCGACACCGTCGATTACGGCGAATGGAATGACGGCAAGCGTCTGACGGGTATCAGTTTCGCCGGTACCCTGTTTGTGCTGAAACTCGGTCTGGCACTGGCCGGCGCGATGATCGGCTGGATGCTGGCAGGTTCCGGTTATCAGTCTGGTGCCACTACTCAAAATGCGGCCACCATGACCAGCATTATCGCGTTATTCACTCTGGTTCCGGCAGTCTGTTATCTGCTGAGCGCCATCATATGCAAACGCTATTACATTCTGCGCACCCCGCTGCTGCGCCGCATTCTTGATGAAGTGGCTCAGGGCATCCGCCGTAATCAGCAAGAATTTATGAAATGA
- the xylR gene encoding D-xylose utilization transcriptional activator XylR (D-xylose enhances binding of XylR to the xyl promoter and activates transcription.) — protein sequence MFEKRYRITLLFNANKVYDRQVVEGVGEYLQASQSDWDIFIEEDFRCRIDNIKDWLGDGVIADFDDREIETLLKDLNVPIVGVGGSYHQEDDYPPVHYIATDNYALVEAAFMHLKEKGINRFAFYGLPDAGGKRWAQEREHAFKKLVSAEQYQGVVYQGMETAPENWQHAQNRLADWIQTLPQQTGIIAVTDARARHLLQVCEHLNIPVPEKLSVIGIDNEELTRYLSRVALSSVVQGTRQMGYRAAKLLHQLLDQRDLPLQRILVPPVKVVERRSTDFRSLRDPAVIQAMHYIRYHACKGIKVEQVLDAIGMSRSNLEKRFKDETGQTIHGVIHEEKLDRARNLLAATSISINEISQMCGYPSLQYFYSVFKKGYEMTPKEYRSIHGESVYQDV from the coding sequence ATGTTTGAGAAACGTTATCGGATCACTCTGTTATTTAACGCTAACAAAGTTTACGACCGTCAGGTAGTAGAAGGCGTGGGTGAGTATTTGCAGGCCTCACAAAGCGACTGGGATATCTTCATTGAAGAGGATTTCCGCTGCCGTATAGATAATATTAAAGACTGGCTCGGCGATGGCGTCATTGCTGATTTTGACGACAGAGAAATCGAGACGTTGCTCAAGGATCTAAATGTTCCGATAGTGGGCGTCGGCGGTTCTTATCATCAGGAAGACGATTATCCGCCAGTGCATTACATCGCCACCGACAACTACGCGCTGGTTGAAGCGGCCTTTATGCACCTCAAAGAGAAAGGTATCAACCGTTTCGCATTTTATGGTTTACCTGATGCGGGGGGGAAACGCTGGGCACAGGAGCGCGAACACGCTTTCAAAAAACTGGTATCGGCTGAGCAATATCAGGGGGTGGTGTATCAGGGGATGGAAACCGCGCCGGAAAACTGGCAGCACGCGCAGAACCGGCTGGCCGACTGGATCCAGACCTTGCCGCAGCAAACTGGCATTATTGCCGTCACCGATGCCCGGGCACGCCATCTGTTGCAGGTCTGCGAGCATCTGAATATTCCGGTGCCGGAAAAGCTCAGTGTGATCGGCATTGATAACGAAGAACTGACACGATATTTGTCACGCGTGGCGCTGTCTTCCGTGGTGCAAGGCACGCGGCAGATGGGATACCGGGCGGCAAAGCTCCTGCATCAGTTGCTGGATCAGCGCGATTTACCGTTACAGCGCATTCTTGTGCCACCGGTGAAAGTGGTTGAGCGCCGTTCAACTGATTTCCGTTCTTTGCGTGATCCGGCGGTTATCCAGGCCATGCACTACATCCGTTATCACGCCTGTAAAGGGATTAAGGTAGAGCAGGTTCTTGATGCCATCGGGATGTCGCGTTCGAATCTGGAAAAACGCTTTAAAGATGAAACCGGGCAAACAATCCACGGGGTGATCCACGAAGAGAAACTCGACCGGGCGCGCAATCTGCTGGCGGCGACGTCGATTTCAATTAATGAGATCTCGCAGATGTGCGGCTATCCGTCGCTGCAATACTTCTATTCGGTATTCAAAAAAGGCTACGAAATGACGCCGAAAGAGTACCGGAGTATTCACGGCGAAAGTGTCTATCAGGACGTTTAG
- a CDS encoding CBM96 family carbohydrate-binding protein, whose amino-acid sequence MKYRFYFSLLLACCAGISVPSVQAADGQANVVCSFSHMKPDDAILMPGMPGMAMSHDFVGNRSTDAFSTAESLLLHSGTTCNNAADSTGYWAPTMMLPDGQVVNPAYIKIYYQANNVAQYPITAYPHGLQLLAGDHRGSGPNPQVNFLCANGNGYTHTADQTCGLRSAGDAVQFNIAVMFPNCWDGVNLKAKGTKNAVYSDNSGKCPADHPVKIASVNMNIAYVLPQIQSLDVSKIKLSLDPQMIDGQLTPLWGSIYTAHGDFMNGWTEDATKFMADRCMNYSMECSTNIPYSYTDAEADTYVSNQTDAENNYGSVPTLLVQDDWRNSSRDYHKQMLALIKFKIPALPPNVDDYPGVSFKYKIRIYNGNISDTSAFTIFFYPTTPDGWDENTVNWNNKPSFKYTADASLYMDNVQQFRYVDVDKAVRAAIAAGQTEVAYYIGGERTGRIISVEAKESGKPPVLMLAGYQKVVEP is encoded by the coding sequence ATGAAATATAGATTTTATTTTTCTTTGCTGCTGGCCTGTTGTGCAGGAATATCGGTACCGTCCGTTCAGGCTGCTGACGGACAGGCTAATGTGGTGTGTAGTTTCAGTCATATGAAACCGGATGACGCCATATTAATGCCCGGAATGCCAGGCATGGCAATGTCCCATGATTTTGTGGGCAACCGCTCCACCGATGCCTTCTCTACGGCAGAAAGCCTTCTCCTGCATTCTGGTACAACCTGTAATAACGCGGCGGACAGCACCGGTTATTGGGCGCCGACCATGATGTTACCTGATGGTCAGGTGGTGAACCCGGCCTACATCAAAATTTATTATCAGGCAAATAATGTTGCACAGTACCCTATTACCGCTTATCCACACGGTTTGCAGTTACTGGCGGGTGATCACCGGGGCTCGGGGCCGAATCCTCAGGTTAATTTCTTATGCGCAAATGGCAATGGTTACACCCACACCGCCGACCAGACCTGCGGCCTGCGCTCCGCTGGCGACGCCGTGCAGTTCAATATTGCTGTGATGTTCCCTAACTGCTGGGATGGTGTCAACCTGAAAGCCAAGGGCACGAAAAATGCCGTCTACAGCGACAATTCAGGGAAGTGTCCGGCCGATCATCCTGTCAAAATTGCCTCAGTGAATATGAACATTGCGTATGTCCTTCCTCAGATCCAATCGCTGGATGTCAGTAAAATCAAGTTATCACTGGATCCTCAGATGATTGACGGTCAGCTGACACCACTCTGGGGCAGTATTTATACCGCACATGGTGATTTCATGAATGGGTGGACAGAAGATGCAACCAAATTCATGGCTGACCGTTGTATGAATTATTCTATGGAATGCTCGACGAATATCCCTTACAGCTATACCGATGCAGAAGCTGATACCTATGTCAGCAATCAAACCGATGCCGAAAACAATTATGGCAGTGTCCCGACATTATTAGTGCAGGATGACTGGAGAAACTCCAGCCGCGATTATCATAAACAAATGCTGGCATTAATTAAATTCAAAATCCCCGCTTTACCGCCAAATGTGGATGATTACCCCGGCGTAAGCTTTAAATATAAAATCCGCATCTATAATGGAAATATCTCTGACACCAGTGCCTTTACTATTTTCTTCTACCCCACCACACCTGATGGCTGGGATGAAAATACAGTGAACTGGAATAACAAACCGTCATTCAAATATACTGCGGATGCCAGTTTGTATATGGATAACGTTCAGCAATTCCGCTATGTCGATGTCGATAAAGCCGTCCGTGCAGCTATTGCTGCAGGGCAAACCGAAGTGGCGTATTACATAGGCGGCGAACGCACCGGCCGCATCATCAGTGTCGAAGCAAAAGAAAGCGGTAAGCCGCCGGTTCTGATGCTGGCCGGTTATCAAAAAGTCGTCGAACCTTAA